Part of the Alosa alosa isolate M-15738 ecotype Scorff River chromosome 18, AALO_Geno_1.1, whole genome shotgun sequence genome is shown below.
GCAATGTAGTATGTGTCTTGTGTAGCGGAGTATGTGTTTACCATCTTGTGTTTGCATAGAAAGTTCATTGTACatgctctccctctgtgtgttgtgttgcagacACGGCTACGGAGGCAGGATGTGGGTCTGAAGACTCACCTTCAGCAGCTGGACCAGCAGATAAGCGAGCTGAAACTAGACGTTTGCAAAGCCTCCACTGAGCACCTTGAGAGCGACAGTCGCCCCAGCTCAGGTTTGCTAGTTCACTTTCTCTTTAGCAGGGTCAGTTACGCTCACCTGTCGTTCTCCTTTGGAACGCCTTGCGAAGATTTCTGTCCTCTAATTAAATTtgagtgaaattaaaaaagtatattttttagTTAAGTAATACAAATCATTATAAAGGCTAGTGTTGCGGGCAATAGACATTGTCTAAAAGGCCTTGAGTAAGCACAAGTTCACATGTCAAGGAGAAAAAAATCCCTTTGaacactccctttctcttttaACAGGGTTTTTTGAGCTCAGTGATGGAGGTTCAGGGTCACTTTCCAACTCCTGCACATCTGTGTACAGTGCTTGTCTGTCGTCGTCCTCCCAATCCAACCTCCAGGTCTTCTACACTCCTAACCCTGCCGTGAATGATGATGCATCTCGTCGTCGGTCAGCTGACGAGCCCACGGCCCATACAGACCCTCCAAGAGGCACAGGCATCCGCCTGGGCAGCAGTCGGCTTCGGACGGGCATGCCCGGCTCGGAGCGTGGCAGACAAAGACCTGTGTCCACAGGTGATTAGCAGCCTTTAATCTCTAATGGCCTCACTTAACATGTTAACGGTTTGGGAAAGACGTTCAATTGTTGACATTGTGTAAAGACATTCAGtaaatgtgttgtttttttaaataaaacaaacattttttgtcTTGCTCAGGTGACCTTGAGAGGATGATGACTCCAGGAATGGGATACTGCAAATCTGCTGACATCAGGACCTCACCTCTGTCCAGCAATCTGCGCAACATGAACGCGGACGTCAAATACCAGAGCAGCTTGGTTTCCCGTGGCGGCACAGAAGTCTACCGCTACCCGAGTCCGCTACACGCGGTGGCCCTCCAAAGCCCTATTTTCTATCTCAGCGCCAATCCGCCTGCATCTCTGCCATCAGAAAACCACGAACCACAGGAAGGCACGATGGCTTCCAGCTCAACTGACCCTGAGGTCATCAGAGCAAAGCCTGAGACAGCACAAGCCAGACCAGTTGGCTACATCAACAAGATCCTTCAACGTAGCACGAGTAAACTCAACATTCTGAATGAGAATGCACCCGCCATGGAGTCATTGTCCACCAGCACCCCACACTCTCTAGCTGCTGCTGCCCAGGATATGGAGAGTGGCCAACTTGGCAAGATGCAGACTCCAATTTTCTTTCAAGAGAGCACCATGCTGTCAAATAACTACCTTGGTGGAAATGACAACTCAAAGATGCATTATCATCACGGTCAAGGGAATTGTATAACCTCTAGTGCAGGCATAAATAGCAACAAAAAAGAACCAACTCAGAACTGCCACTCTAACCACACAACCATCTCAAGGGAATTAAAATCAAGCAAGACGGTTTCAAAGGTAGAAGTTGTTGGATCTCTAACTAGAGATGGCCCCAATGGGAACTCATGTGAACGTAACGCCCAAGAGACAAGGAAACGCTCAAGTTCTAAGCCACCAGAGAGGAGACCCAAGGTTGCCACAGCCTTTGAGGACTACCGTGCTGTTCCCGCTGAGTTTGTCCACGCTCATTTTGTCCCAGCTGGAACTCAGCATGTCAAGATCCAACAGGCAGACAAAAAGACAAAGGCAGTGCGATTGCGAAAACGGAGTTGTGACAAGCCAAGAGGGTCTAAGCACCTCCAAAAGCATTCCTCTAGGGAGCGTGAGAGGGAGGCCTCCTCCAAACTACGTGTGGAGAGGAACTCCAAGTCATCCACCGCAGAAAAGGGGCTTGCAATGTGCTCTACCTCCGAGTTCAGCATCCCTAGACACCCGTCTCTTTGTTGCTCGAGTTGTTCGTCTCTGGCTTCAACCAACCAGGCCACCAAATGTGGCAAAGCCTGCCGACCCTACCAGCCCAGCTTGGAGCACCTCAACCATGAACAAGGAGAAGGAAAACGGAGGCCGTGTCCTCAGAAGTACCTGTCCGTCTCAGAGGTCCGCTTGTCCCAGTCCACCTCCCACAACCACAGACCCAGAGAGGTTCTCATCCAGGGGCCTGGCCGGAGCTCAGGGATGAGGCCGCAGTCTGGACATTGGGGTggagttgctgctgctgctgcgcacCGTTCCTCCCTCAGACCCTCCATCTCCGTCTCCTCCTACTTTAATCAGATGGACGCTAGATACCCTCCGGCCCCCAGCAGAGGCCCCGGCGGTGGTCGCTGCCCCCCGAGATGCGAGTCGGAGCTGTCGGAGTACTCTGCCGAGTGCGCGTCTCTGTTCCACTCCACCATCGCCGAGAGCAGCGAGGGCGAGATCAGCGACTACACCACAAACCGCTTCGGAGACAGCGAGTCCAGCCAGGGGAGCCAGTCGAACTCCGACTCGGACAGTAGCCTCTCCCTGTATGAGGATGAgctagaggaagaggagggcgaAGGGGAGGAAGGGGGACTGGTGTGGGCAGAGGCAGCACTTGGGCCTACGGCCGCGGGGCTTCCTCTACCCCAGGCTGCGCCGTCGGCCTGCCGCATCAAAGCGTCCCGTGCCCTAAAGAAGAAAATTCGAAGGTTCCAGCCTGCATCCCTTAAGGTTATGACTCTTGTGTAGCAACTGTGCTGAGATTTGTGTGATCGGTACAAGCTTTTACGTTTCGTCAATGTCTGAAgaaaatgcaaatgtaaaaaaaaaaaaattctttaaCAAAATGTAAGACTATTATAATTGAATCCTCTTGGGGGCTCAGTAAGTATTACTGTCAAAGTCTCTAACTGTGCTTTGTAAAatcatgtctttgtaaatactGCTTTGCATTACATGAACACTGCTTTGCGATACATTAATTAGCATCAGAAtcaatttcaaaataaaacattatttaacatatattttcaagtGGTTGTTTATAGGTCGTTTGTAGATAAATATCTGTTTCAAATGTCATCAGGACTATGATATCTCAATGTCAGCGTAAAATGAGAGTAAAATGCACATTTAATGTGTTTTACAGTGACCAAAGTGAGACTTTAACAGGATTTATGACCAGTTTATCTACTTGAACATCACCTTTGTAAAGATGAGCAACTGATGAGGTTTCAAAATTCCATTCCAAGACAACCCCTTATCTGATGAGATAAGTCTCAGGCAGAGCACACATTTttcgtgcgcacacacacacacacacacacacagagacacaattgAAAGGAAAGGATAAGCCAGACAGCAAAGAACACTAACTTTAAAAACAATGACCACTTATCTGCCTGGGTACCATGGCATGGGCATTTGACCCTGCAACATTCAAACAaaagattccgttccgcaacaatttaaggttctaaaattccatgttgaatCAATGAagccagatattctttagaacattcatTTTTCAACAGTCACACGGGCGTAATGACAGATAAGAGCAGGTCCCCATCACCAAGCACTGAGCTGCCACAGGAAAAGAATCCAAAATCTCATTTCTAGAAGGAAATCTGTTATGGGATCTTTCCATTAACATTCCTTCAGCATTAGGGAGGTCTCAGCAGCGCAGCTCAAGGGCTTGACGGCTTCTCACATGGACAATTCTCACGTTCCAGTCATAACTTTCATAGTCACGCCAGGTAGAAGTCCAATTACCCTCGGACCCTCGTCTGCTTTCATCTCTGTCAGCCTGTCTGAAACCTACAGGGAGTATTTAATCAGATATGCCCTGGAACAGCCATTCTGTGGGAGATATTGCTTGGATACAGACCCTTttgaaaatattatatatttctcTCACATGCAATgctacatgtgcacacatatggTTCCTATATGTACTGAGCAAATACATTTAAGGCATGTCTGACGAAGATCCAAGGGGATCGAAAcgtttttaaattaataaaatttatattttggagcagttgcagtgtgcagaccacacTTTTTCTCCTATATGTACTGAGCAAATACATTTAAGTCTAGAATCACTCTAAATTGAAACCCTTCTCTGTGCGGTGGTTATGATGACTGTAACAGCTGTCTGATGCTACACAGCTAATGTATGGGAGATCAGTACAAAACAGCAATCTTGGTATTCATTCTTGAAAGTAATGTCTATAGAGCTGCCTATTGCTATGTGTGTAACAGTAAGATAAGATAGAAAACAATCTTCCATAAATGTGTGTAGAGTTACGTACCTCCATTCCACCCTTTCATTAAAGAGGTGAATaaattgtgtttcttttctATCGCAAACAAGTTATTTTGTCAGAAAAGATATCCAATAGGatttcagtcattccaacatCAAGTCTCATAAACGTCATGTTGTTCCTCGTCGGATCCGGAATGGCTTGTCACGTCTGGCTTGTCATACTCATGCATGTCTGGCTCTGGGTCTTCGTGATGGTAAACCTGTCTGAAGCATTGTGAGGAGCAGGGGTGGTCACTAAGGTTATTGCCGTCATATTCACCAAGGCCCCTGAAGTGCAGGGGTCCAGCAGTGGCTCTTTGAAGTGCTGGAGGCTCCAGCTGGATGACCTTGTCTTTGCTGGGGCCTCTTCAGTTGCGGGGATTGGACATCCCTCAGAGGGCCGCGTTTCCACATAATGgatcagggtcaaaggtcacttgTTACTCTTTTGTTCTGCTTTTGTGTTCAGAGCTTTGAGTCTTATTGGGGTCTTTTGGTTTTATGCTTTTCTAATCTTTTTATGCTCCCCAAAGGGGCATCATCTTTTATGCCCCTTGACAAATGCAGTCACAAACTACTTATAACACAAAATGGAGACAAATCTGAAGCCTTTTCACTGGTCTCCTACCTTATCAGTGGCTGTGAGCATATTAAAATTGGGTAATCCAAGACTAGAAAAGATTAAACAGATTAAACCACTGATCTTCATAGTCGTATGTAACACCATCAGCAGAGCAAAACATTTCAGGTCCATTTTCAGCAGCATTTCTTGATGTCAGCCGTGTCTCTAAAGTGACACGACTTAAAAAGCGCACCTGCTGTAGATATGTTGTTAGAGATCAGCTAGAGGCTAAGGGTGAACTCTTGGGGCCATAAAAAATCAGGAGCCCCATGGAAAAGCTCTGACATGCTACAGGATTACTGATGTCATTAGGGATTTTATTACATTGATCATGGCTCCAGGCTTCAGGCTCACTCACTGACATAGAAACATACTGCTGATTCTCCACCGATTCAGACATGACcgactgaaagaaaatgacaaatgacACAGGAGGTCATGTGACAGCTCTGCGCCTCTATACatcacacataagcacacattaTCATTATCTATATCACACATAAGCACCTATTATCATTAGATCAGGCTGCACTACTAGGAGAGTAATTTCCTGTCATTTCCTGTCACATTTTTAAATGAAACCCATAATTTCATTACAtgaaacactgttttttttattcagaccatggctaatttatttgtgtttatttctaTGTCATTATTTGATCAGATACTGATCATGAACATTTGTTGATGAGTTGAGAGCTTACAAATCTAGCAAATCTAGCTAGGAAATCTGTCTATTTATTATCACAGCCAGTCTTAACATTTGAATACAGATTGTCTGTGCCAGTCAGCAACTTCGGGTTGCAGTGTCCGGCCTACACATCAAAGCTGCCGGCATGCTCacatcatctccatctcctGCCTGCTCAGAATAGTCCTGGGAAATCGCAGTGGCCCCGTAATAGCTTTCCTGCCAGTGCCAGATATACATCTTACCTCATCACTGCCACAGAAATACCTCACACCCACACCTGATACACAATGGCAAAGAATCACATATAGGAAAGCACTTTGCATGACAAAGTGCGGAAGGAGGAATCAGGCTCTACTATGTTGCACAATGAATGGTGTTCAGGAACCCATTGAGCATGTCAAAGGAAAGAGGAAGGAAGCGAGCTGTAACAGTGTTGAACTGAAGGCAGGACACGGTGTGTGAGGGAAGGGCTTCTGCACCACACAACCAAGACAAATCCCTCATATGTTTCCTTCTACTTGGCAGCAAACACACTTTATGTTTAtggggttacactttacttgaaggtaactacataagagtgacatgacactgtcatgaacgtgtcataaacatcataaacaagtcataaacatttatgcaCAACATAACGCTTCTCTCATTTggttttttgtcatgacaagttagggttagggttatatTAGTGTCATTTGGTTtatgtcatgacaagttagggttagggttagggctatGACAGTGTTATGTCAATCTTTtatagataccttcaagtaaagtgttaccgtttatggtatttggcagacactGTCCAAAATGGCTTACAGTATATGAATTCAATCTATGAAGAGTTGAAGAGttgaagaggagagaaacacaATGCAGTTCTTTTATCTAAACataatggcttcaaactcattttgatgctagTATGACttaaagcagtggttctcaaactgtggtacaGGTACCACTGGTGGTACGCGAATTCTCGCTAGTGGTACTCAGGGAGTCTCCAAGGTGTCTTTTCATAAAGGCTTGACAACGCAAAACAGTATGtacaatgtaaaatatgtagttGAATTGGCCTATGCACCTGTATTTTAATGTCGGTCATAATGGTGGTACTTGGAAAGCCAATTGTTTTTGTGGGTGGTACTCattgtgaaaagtttgagaaccactgacttAAAGGATAACGGCCAATGGCCACTGGCAGCGACGTTCACGTCTATGGATTTCATTTCGCTCAAAAGACAATTTTCTAAACGCTGGTGTTGACGGCCAGTGGGCTTCGCTCCGTTAAAAATAATGGAGTTCTAAACTTTGGAGTCACTTGACACATGTCAGACGCCGTCAGCGGCCTAAGTAGAGAGAGATACACGTGTCTGACATTGCCAATGAGTGCCTGGAATGCTtgatattgcactatgtaaCGTTGTTGATCGGGTAGGATCACGGCCCGTTCAGTTGGTTTTTGACTAACTGGATTTCATCTTAGTGCTAAATGGTGTTGTATATTGACGCCAAGGGGCATAAATAACAATTCATccatggtgttgctttaacagacAAACAATACATCATCTTCAGAGTCAATCAACCTATTTCTGGTTCAGATcaggaccctttcaagagagttccattatcagcatcatagttggccccacaagacttcctttttaacattccatatgttatcttaatgcagaggaagtagattggggcccaaatagaacgttcaagcattgtttttgtttttattgatgaaagggtcttgGTGAACAGCTGTGGTGCCCAAAACTCTGTCAGAGCATGTGACCCAATGTTCAGTCAGGCTTCTCAGCAGTAACCCGACATGTCCGACACACGAAAAAGACGACAGACAAGCGAAAAAGGGAGCCGGAGGAGCAGCAAAAAACAAGTGGAGCCTGGCAGTCAGGTGGTAATTAAAGGAGGGCTCAGTCTTACTAAGGTCAGAGCTGCAGAGGAGGatgggagtggtgtgtgtgtgtgtgtgtgtgtgtgtgtgtgtgtgtgtgtgtgtgtgtgtggtggggggttctctctctctctctctctctctctttcctgaaTGAGGTAATCCCCAACCCAAACAAGGGGCCTGTCCAACCCAGTCATTGTCATCTCAGTGGGCCTCACCTAAAAGCTACAGATGTCCCCtccagcatctgtgtgtgtgtgtgtttgtgtgtgtgtgtgtgtgtgtgtgtgctccatgtgtgtttgtgtgtgtggatgagtgcaCACACTCTATATCTTTGTCTGAAGAAGCAACACACCAGTATGACATCAGTAGTTCTTCTCATCAACCTACCCAAGCACCATTAGAGCCCTCTGCTACTTTAacaaaagagacaaagagacatcTCAGAGAAAGgttcatttttacatttgcacCGACTGAAAACTTCTTCCGACATGTTTTTATTGCATGTATGCTTGTTGTTAGTAAAGGCTGGAATGTACTAATCTGAAGGCATTCAACAAAAGCATAAGTTACAATAAACATTCACATTCAGTTATATGGCCTAGCAATTAATTTGGGCTTGATGGCTTTACAATTACCTGTTTACAATTACTTGTGAACTGTTACTCATTAAAGAAACAGATTAGGAATTATTAACTAATTACATGTTAACTGGTGAGATGTCATAAAGGCTGagctatattatatatatatatatatatatgtgtgtgtgtgtgtgtgtgtgtgtgtgtgtgtgtgtgtgtgtgtgtgtgtgtgtgttatacaagCACTGTAGTTTGGACAGTGAACTAGAACCCTAGTGAACCTACTGTAAGCATAGGGGACACTGTGGACAAATAGAAGACATACTAATTGAGAGCCACAGATTCTACGGGGGAATCTAAAGAGAAGATATCTGCAGCCTAGGCAGTTTTAGCATTGGGGGAGAACAGATTTGTGAAAAAATGCAAGTTGCTATGTCAGTGTTGCTATGTCTAAACAAAAGTTCAAGAACTCATTCCAACTCCAAGGAGAAGTGCTGCTGGCTGGCTGACTGTTTCTCATGGTACTTTCAGTCCCACACTAAATGTGAGAGAAGTCAAACCTTTTCACTAACGaggaggcaaaaaaaaaaaaaccacatacacacacgattGCAGACACATGCTCACCGAGACACGTCGACACACCATCTGCTCTGCAGTTCAGCGTTCAGAgtttgaagaaaaaaagaaaaaggaggaaagaaatGACAACAGCCATTAGTGACTCGGCGCTTTGCAGTGTGTACCCACGGATTGCCCTTTCCCCATGAGGTGCTAGAgaggacaaaacacacacacacacacacacacacacacacacacacacacacacacacacacacacacacacacacacacacacacacacacacacacacacacacacacacacacacacacacacacacacacacacacacacacacacacacacacacacacacacacacacacacacacacacacacacacacacacacacacacacacacacacacacacacacacacacacacacacacacacacacacacacacacacacacacacacacacacacacacacacacacacacacacacacacacacacacacacacacacacacacacacacacacacacacacacacacacacacacacacacacacacacacacacacacacacacacacacacctgcgttcacacacacacacacacacacacacacacacacacacacacacacacacacacacacacacacacacacacacacacacacacacacacacacaccgcgttcacacacacacacacacacacacacacacacacacacacacacacgttcacacacacacacacacacacacacacacacacacacacacacacacacacacacacacacacacacacacacacacacacacacacacacacacacacacacacacacacacacacacacacacacacacacacacacacacacacacacacacacacacacacacacacacacacacacacacacacacacacacacacacacacactaggtcaGCTTAAGGAGTTGTAGGGAAAGGAAagtggagaggaaaggggggaaAGCACTGAGTGTTTAGCAAGAGCTCCATGTGTAGTAGTGCAGGATAAACCTAGCCTGGGTGCTCCCATGCCATTTGATTCACGCTAGGGCAGCCTAAGataggaaccaatcacagaacagggggaaagcaaggcgatgatgagctatgcacaggcgatttgatagacatccgttttttttcaaatacgagaaaatcgTTTGGTTCCTCCCCATTGAAGGGTGGCGCTTTAGCCAAGACCCGAGTCAGCAAGACCTCAGGGGTgttggggcaggagaggagaggagaggagagggagaggagaggaggagaggggagggaggggaggggaggggggggaccAGGAGGAGAGGGCTGTGGGGGGAGGGTCGAGGGCTTGTGGTCAGGtcatcccctcccccctctcccctctccccccccttcTATTACTGTACATATGAATGGGGACAAGGCAGGGATGCCCCACCTCATGAATCTCAATGGGACAGAGGAGGGCTGGCCTCTCTGGCTAACAGGAGAAAGACAAgacaggcgagagagagagagaggagagagagagaatcatgtATCACACATATCACATGGAAATCAGACCAGTTTAGGAACTGCATATTATTCAAGTGTAGATGTGGTTTGCTTTGAAATGAccatttctcctctctcagcGTGTTCCTTCATTCcttgccctgtgtgtgtaaatgtggctGTGGATGTGGGTGTTGCGGAGGGAGAGGGATAAGCTTTCCTGCCCAGTAAGCTCACCCCGGTCTTTGGCCTCGCAGGGCAGGCCCTCCTGCCTGGCCGACCTAATCCTCCTTTTGACTCGGGTGTTGGCCTGCATTGTCC
Proteins encoded:
- the dact2 gene encoding dapper homolog 2; this translates as MLSKKVPGSGMLTGAAGIDRGRVGERLHAALAGLQELHFLKEKQADMVHWALRIDREETTDLCQSNPVDAEEQRLEATLTALKQQLTRLRRQDVGLKTHLQQLDQQISELKLDVCKASTEHLESDSRPSSGFFELSDGGSGSLSNSCTSVYSACLSSSSQSNLQVFYTPNPAVNDDASRRRSADEPTAHTDPPRGTGIRLGSSRLRTGMPGSERGRQRPVSTGDLERMMTPGMGYCKSADIRTSPLSSNLRNMNADVKYQSSLVSRGGTEVYRYPSPLHAVALQSPIFYLSANPPASLPSENHEPQEGTMASSSTDPEVIRAKPETAQARPVGYINKILQRSTSKLNILNENAPAMESLSTSTPHSLAAAAQDMESGQLGKMQTPIFFQESTMLSNNYLGGNDNSKMHYHHGQGNCITSSAGINSNKKEPTQNCHSNHTTISRELKSSKTVSKVEVVGSLTRDGPNGNSCERNAQETRKRSSSKPPERRPKVATAFEDYRAVPAEFVHAHFVPAGTQHVKIQQADKKTKAVRLRKRSCDKPRGSKHLQKHSSREREREASSKLRVERNSKSSTAEKGLAMCSTSEFSIPRHPSLCCSSCSSLASTNQATKCGKACRPYQPSLEHLNHEQGEGKRRPCPQKYLSVSEVRLSQSTSHNHRPREVLIQGPGRSSGMRPQSGHWGGVAAAAAHRSSLRPSISVSSYFNQMDARYPPAPSRGPGGGRCPPRCESELSEYSAECASLFHSTIAESSEGEISDYTTNRFGDSESSQGSQSNSDSDSSLSLYEDELEEEEGEGEEGGLVWAEAALGPTAAGLPLPQAAPSACRIKASRALKKKIRRFQPASLKVMTLV